agtatggcCCAGGGCTGCACAAGTGCTCCAGATTGTAAGATAatgagaatatgtctgtatatttcagtatggtccagggcagcacaagtgccgcagattgtaagataatgtGATTATGTCTGTATTTTTCAGTATGGTCCGCATAACTaccgcagattgtaagataatgagaatatgtctgtatatctCAGTATGGTTCAGGGCAGCACAAGTGCGCAGATTGTTAGATAATGAGAATATGCCTGTATATTTCAATATGGTCCAGGGCagcacaagtgccgcagattgtaagatagtaggtggacggatagctcagtggtttgcacactggccttccaatcctaaggtcggggttcgatccccggcagctactcgggaattttcagaaacgattttcagtgtttcccacccaactagaggtgtactggtcaggaacccaggtaTGGTCCGCACAACTaccgcagattgtaagatattgagaatatgtctgtatattccagtatggtccagggcagcacaagtgccgcagattgtaagataatgtgaatatgtctgtatatttcagtatggtccagggcagcacaagtgccgcagattgtaagataatgtgaatatgtctgtatattccagtatggtccagggccgcacaagtgccgcagattgtaagataatgtgaatatgtctgtatatttcagtatggcCCAGGGCTGCACAAGTGCTCCAGATTGTAAGATAatgagaatatgtctgtatatttcagtatggcccagggcagcacaagtgctccagattgtaagataatgagaatatgtctgtatatttcagtatggcCCAGGGCTGCACAAGTGCTCCAGATTGTAAGATAatgagaatatgtctgtatatttcagtatattccagggcagcacaagtgccgcagattgtaagataatgtgaatatgtctgtatatttcagtatggcCCAGGGCTGCACAAGTGCTCCAGATTGTAAGATAATgtgaatatgtctgtatatttcagtatggtccagggcTGCACAAGTGCTCCAGGTTGTAAGATAatgagaatatgtctgtatatttcagtatggtccagggcagcacaactaccgcagattgtaagataatgtgaatatgtctgtatatttcagtatggtccagggcagcacaagtgccgcagattgtaagataatgtgaatatgtctgtatatttcagtatggcCCAGGGCTGCACAAGTGCTCCAGATTGTAAGATAatgagaatatgtctgtatatttcagtatggtccagggcagcacaagtgccgcagattgtaagataatgtgaatatgtctgtatgttccagtatggtccagggcagcacaagtgccgcagattgtaagatattGAGAATATGTCTGTATGTTCCAGTTTGGTCCAGGGCagcacaagtgccgcagattgtaagatattgagaatatgtctgtatattccagtatggtccagggcagcacaagtgccgcagattgtaagataatgagaatatgtctgtatatttcagtatggtccagggcagcacaagtgccgcagattgtaagatagtaggtggacggatagctcagtggtttgcacactggccttccaatcctgaggtcggggttcgatccccggcagctactcgggaattttcagaaacgcttttcagtgtttcccacccaactagaggtgtactggtcaggaacccaggtaTGGTCCGCACAACTaccgcagattgtaagatattgagaatatgtctgtatattccagtatggtccagggcagcacaagtgccgcagattgtaagatattgagaatatgtctgtatattccagtatggtccagggcagcacaagtgccgcagattgtaGATAATgtgaatatgtctgtatattccagtatggtccagggcagcacaagtgccgcagattgtaagattAATGtgatatgtctgtatatttcagtatggtccagggcagcacaactaccgcagattgtaagatagtgagaatatgtctgtatatttcagtatggtccagggcagcacaagtgccgcagattgtaagatagtgagattatgtctgtatatttcagtatggtccagggcagcacaagtgccgcagattgtaagataatgtgaatatgtctgtatatttcagtatggtccagggcagcacaagtgccgcagattgtaagataatgagaatatgtctgtatatttcagtatggtccagggccgcacaagtgccgcagattgtaagataatgtgaatatgtctgtatatttcagtatggtccagggcagcacaagtgccgcagattgtaagataatgtgaatatgtctgtatatttcagtatggtccagggcagcacaagtgccgcagattgtaagataatgagaatatgtctgtatatttcagtatggtccagggccgcacaagtgccgcagattgtaagatagtgaaaatgtgtgtgtatatttcagtatggcCCAGGGCTGCACAAGTGCTCCAGATTGTAAGATAatgagaatatgtctgtatatttcagtatggtccagggccgcacaagtgccgcagattgtaagatagtgaaaatgtgtgtgtatatttcagtatggcCCAGGGCTGCACAAGTGCTCCAGATTGTAAGATAatgagaatatgtctgtatatttcagtatggtccagggcagcacaagtgccgcagattgtaagataatgtgattatgtctgtatatttcagtatggtccagggcTGCACAAGTGCTCCAGATTGTAAGATAatgagaatatgtctgtatatttcagtatggtccagggcagcacaagtgccgcagattgtaagataatgtgattatgtctgtatatttcagtatggtccGCATAACTaccgcagattgtaagatattgagaatatgtctgtatatctCAGTATGGTTCAGGGCagcacaagtgccgcagattgtaagataatgagaatatgtctgtatatttcagtatggcCCATGGCAGCACAAGTGCCAAAGATGATAAGATAGTGCGAATCTATCTGTATATTTCAGGATAGTTCATAGCCGTacaagtgccgcagattgtaagatagtGAGAATGTGTCTGTATATCtcagtatggtccagggcagcacaagtgccgcagattgtaagataatgAGAATGTGTCTGTATATCtcagtatggtccagggcagcaCAAGTGCGCAGATTGTTAGATAATGAGAATATGCCTGTATATTTCAATATGGTCCAGGGCagcacaagtgccgcagattgtaagatagtaggtggacggatagctcagtggtttgcacactggccttccaatcctgaggtcggggttcgatccccggcagctactcgggaattttcagaaacgcttttcagtgtttcccacccaactagaggtgtactggtcaggaacccaggtaTGGTCCGCACAACTaccgcagattgtaagatattgagaatatgtctgtatattccagtatggtccagggcagcacaagtgccgcagattgtaagataatgtgaatatgtctgtatatttcagtatggtccagggcTGCACAAGTGCTCCAGGTTGTAAGATAatgagaatatgtctgtatatttcagtatggtccagggcagcacaactaccgcagattgtaagataatgtgaatatgtctgtatatttcagtatggtccagggcagcacaagtgccgcagattgtaagataatgtgaatatgtctgtatatttcagtatggcCCAGGGCTGCACAAGTGCTCCAGATTGTAAGATAatgagaatatgtctgtatatttcggtatggtccagggcagcacaagtgccgcagattgtaagatattGAGAATATGTCTGTATGTTCCAGTTTGGTCCAGGGCagcacaagtgccgcagattgtaagatattgagaatatgtctgtatattccagtatggtccagggcagcacaagtgccgcagattgtaagatattGAGAATATGTCTGTATGTTCCAGTTTGGTCCAGGGCagcacaagtgccgcagattgtaagatattgagaatatgtctgtatattccagtatggtccagggcagcacaagtgccgcagattgtaagatattgagaatatgtctgtatatttcagtatggtccagggcagcacaagtgccgcagattgtaagatagtaggtggacggatagctcagtggtttgcacactggccttccaatcctgaggtcggggttcgatccccggcagctactcgggaattttcagaacgcttttcagtgtttcccacccaactagaggtgtactggtcaggaacccaggtaTGGTCCGCACAACTaccgcagattgtaagatattgagaatatgtctgtatattccagtatggtccagggcagcacaagtgccgcagattgtaagatattgagaatatgtctgtatattccagtatggtccagggccgcacaagtgccgcagattgtaagatatgtgaatatgtctgtatattccagtatggtccagggcagcacaagtgccgcagattgtaagataatgtgaatatgtctgtatatttcagtatggtccagggcagcacaagtgccgcagattgtaagatagtgagattatgtctgtatatttcagtatggtccagggcagcacaagtgccgcagattgtaagataatgagaatatgtctgtatatttcagtatggtccagggccgcacaagtgccgcagattgtaagataatgtgaatatgtctgtatatttcagtatggtccagggcagcacaagtgccgcagattgtaagataatgtgaatatgtctgtatatttcagtatggtccagggcagcacaagtgccgcagattgtaagataatgagaatatgtctgtatatttcagtatggtccagggccgcagaagtgccgcagattgtaagatagtgaaaatgtgtgtgtatatttcagtatggcCCAGGGCTGCACAAGTGCTCCAGATTGTAAGATAatgagaatatgtctgtatatttcagtatggtccagggccgcacaagtgccgcagattgtaagatagtgaaaatgtgtgtgtatatttcagtatggcCAGGGCCTGCACAAGTGCTCCAGATTGTAAGATAatgagaatatgtctgtatatttcagtatggtccagggcagcaACAGTGCCGCAGATTGTAATATAATGTGattatgtctgtatatttcagtatggtccagggcTGCACAAGTGCTCAGATTGTAGATAATGAGAAttgtctgtatatttcagtatggtccagggcagcacaagtgccgcagattgtaagatataATGTGattatgtctgtatatttcagtatggtccGCATAACTaccgcagattgtaagatattgagaatatgtctgtatatctCAGTATGGTTCAGGGCagcacaagtgccgcagattgtaagataatgagaatatgtctgtatatttcagtatggcCCATGGCAGCACAAGTGCCAAAGATGATAAGATAGTGCGAATCTATCTGTATATTTCAGGATAGTTCATAGCCGTacaagtgccgcagattgtaagatagtGAGAATGTGTCTGTATATCTCAGTATGGTTCAGGGCagcacaagtgccgcagattgtaagataatgagaatatgtctgtatatttcagtatggcCCATGGCAGCACAAGTGCCAAAGATGATAAGATAGTGCGAATCTATCTGTATATTTTAGTATGGTTCAGAGCCGTACAAGTGCCGCGGATTGTAAGATATtgagaatatgtctgtatatttcagtacGGTCCAGGGACGCAGAATAattctgtatatttcagtatagtGCAGGGCCGCACATGTGCGAAAGGTTGTAATATAGTGATATAGTgataatatgtctgtatatttcagtatggttCAGGGCCGCACAAGTACTGGAGTCTGTTGGTGCACTTGGTCTTCTCATCTCCGGAATTATATCATTGGTTATGGTATGCTCACAACATGAAAAATCACTAAAGGCAATGAATATCGTCATACTGATGGGATCAGGTACAGCTTGTTTTAACCTTTCACAAATATTTCCTTGTTTCATATACAAGAATATTAATCTACAACTAAGTGTACATCCCTAACTGTAATAGTTTCTCGTAAACACGTTTTATCATAAAGTGTTTTCCCAGTTTGTTAGATTACTTTATTATATCGGTTTATTAATAATCGTTTTTTTCCTTCAGGAGTCTGCATTATAGTTGGAGTTATTGTATTCGCTGTAGAGCTGTTCAATGCTTTTGACGAGATATTTGCTAATGTGGATGTAGCCAGTGTTGCAGACGATAAACTTGGTTACTCATTTTTCCTCTGTGCTGTGGCTGGCGGATTATGCCTGTTCGTATGTGTTCCACTCTTCATAATGGACTATCGTGCAGCGGCAACACAAACGACACAACAACTGCCCGTGCAGTACTCAAGACAAGAAAGATCTGTTGTCACTTCAATAGACCAGCCAATGCAACCTTTACCGGTACAGTACTCAAACCAAAGTCGGGTTATTGTCACTTCAACAAACCAACCGGCACAACCAGTGCCTGTGCATTACTCGAATCAAGTAATACAAACTAGAAATTATCAGCCCCATGGAAACATGCCAACTTACGCACAGGACCGTCCTGTGTACTATGTGACACGACATCCTTCATTCGAACGAATGCCAAGTCATGGGGTCTGGTAAGACTATAGCAAGCAGAGAACGCCACGGCATAATAAAATACAAGTACGACCTATTTCAGGCATAAAACATAATTTGTATAGCGTTTATAGAAGGCGACGCTTCGACACGACTAAATTACTGTGCTATAACTAAACGCCGCAACAAGTATGGTCTTGATATAAAAAGGCCGGagatatttttagattttgtctGAATACTTGAAAATTAACACCTTTGtatgaattttataataaaatacatttgtttcgtttataatataaatgtaaaacaacGAATTTAAGAACAATTGTCTTATATTTACTATTACGATTTAAATATAATGCGTATAATAATCATGTACACAACAAACAAATGGTAATTAATgcactatagtctgtcccacctaattttggacctccactttgggctgatatgaagaaatgaaacaggttcaaagaacataaaacatgtttttgtgaacaaaaaaaaGCACCTCGAaaattttcaaggatttttgaaacaTCGTTGGTTTCCCGTGCGACTAAATTTCGTTTCTCTATgggaattcgctgttgtttatttctggtcgccattgccaaatattcttctattttggagattttcgggaaatttttCACGTGTTTTTCCCCTTGGGCgtttcacatttattttttacACCTAGTTATTTTTTTCTCCCGTAAGAAACAGAATGGGTTTGAAACAGAATTTACAATTTAGTATACAAacgaatttttgaaaaatgtaaaaatgaaaaagagaaaaagaatttactttgcacgaaagaatccgGCCATTAAGTAAAGTATTCATTATATAATTTCCCTTTAATCAGTATATTCCATTTATCCTTAAACCCTTTCCAAACGATGTCCATTCAAtgcaaaattttttcaaagtcagaagttttacactgaaaatccatcatccgaaaattgatccagtcaatcGGGGGCAGTCTTTCgaaatttcaggcaaataactgaaatatgcatttgaaacaatatctttaatcacagtatttcCAAATGCATAACCCCGGAAGAACCTGTACAATAAAAAGACATCAACTGCTTCAGCCTCCTTAGAATATAAGCCTTCTACATTTTTAAGAAGCTCGCCAtgacaataacttttcaaacgctaaaATTAATTCCAATTATGTCAACGATACAATATATacgtcactaaatatctcgagcgatcaagtgcTTAGACGGCCCCTGTTGGCTCTCTTACGCATAGTACCCCAAACaataattaagtaaatattgaaGCTTACTGAGTCCCGAATTAAAAGAGGAGAAAGCAAATTAGCTGTCGACTGTGCCAGTCTGACTACGTGgaataaaattttaatcaaaggcGGGAATGGTTCAGTTTTGCTTTTAAGtttgagcccagacctaaatcttagaaaaatagttaatttgtttCCGTTATAAACATATCGATACAGCtacttttaaaagaaaacgtgtaaaaagggATTTTCTATCCCCGACAAAACAAATAACCTTGACGttaccggttacggaaggtgcgttatatttataaatttaaaatttttgggacTTCTTACCTGTAAAGTGTACAATGAttgttggaaagtcgccattatgacctaatcaggggcgtacctggatgattttaAACTGTACCCAGATAGACGAGAAAGCATAAACCATGAGCCAacagcgatgctgcgagtatTTTGGtaggtgagagagagagagagagagagggggagaaGAGAGAGAGGGGAAGTCTCGATTGGATTGTGTAAAGGATATTCTGTTTGTTGTTATCGTTGAAATCATCGTAATGTTTAAACTTTAGTTTCATGCATGACTTCTACATCCGATTTGACaggtttttaataaatttaatgcgTCTACCCATACAATTGCGAATGTGTcaggttttatcaaataatcattgatatatctttctcacatgaaagtaacattttctagaaaaacgtaaacaacataAATTTTTGCAAACGAAAATACAAACTGCGAAAATTGGCTTTGGTATTTTCGGTATCGTGATCTGAATGTAGATTGATTATTGAATTGCACTCGATATTGacgttaaatgttatattaagcGCAAGCTTTTTTACTTGCAACCACGGATGActcaagtattttattttccatttgcAGCTTGAATACAAATTTTACCTGGGCCcctctatggccgagtggtttaaggtcgctaactttgaatcagttgcacctcaacgatgtgggttcgagcctcactcgggcgttgaattTTCATATGAAGAaacccatccagctggcttagggaatgtcgttggttctacccgggtgataaaataatgcaaggaggagcaCCTCACAGGGGTAAAAACTCAATGAAATGTTGCCAATAGGACCAGCTTTaattaataattgtttttttttttgttgttgttgtttttttttgtaaactataTGATTTCGATTGAAGAAAAATATCGAAGGTGTTACAATTGCCCGTTCCTGGGCAGTGCCAACAGTGTTCCTTTTGTCATCGCAGTATGtttgtgtgcgtgcatgcatgtgtgCTTCTGTGTTTCTATTTAAGGCGGGCCTATTTGGCGATGTGCGGCTCTGGCAGTATTTGCCGTCCTTATGCTTGCaaggaatctacccttaccatttacaagataattgcaggaacaaataaattatttcaaaaacaatttgtcAAAACTCATGCAGATGAATTGTTAAACGAAGAACTTGAAATAGCCCCCTAACTCCcttaggctttacattttattgcatttttttcacattttaagttttttcattttcCCG
This window of the Mercenaria mercenaria strain notata chromosome 5, MADL_Memer_1, whole genome shotgun sequence genome carries:
- the LOC128557427 gene encoding uncharacterized protein LOC128557427; translated protein: MVCSQHEKSLKAMNIVILMGSGVCIIVGVIVFAVELFNAFDEIFANVDVASVADDKLGYSFFLCAVAGGLCLFVCVPLFIMDYRAAATQTTQQLPVQYSRQERSVVTSIDQPMQPLPVQYSNQSRVIVTSTNQPAQPVPVHYSNQVIQTRNYQPHGNMPTYAQDRPVYYVTRHPSFERMPSHGVW